In Panulirus ornatus isolate Po-2019 chromosome 2, ASM3632096v1, whole genome shotgun sequence, the DNA window ATCCAGAGAAACGACTTTCCACCCAGTTAGGGTTATCCTGACGGGTAACGATCGTAGCTGGATGAAAATATTGACTTTAAGTGTATCCTAAATTTACTTTTGTATTGTTCATGAACATGCAGAGGATGTATGGGCAGGAGTGTCATCTAATCCCGTTCTGCTATTCGTGTAATACTGGATAGCTGTAATCTCATGTGACGTTAATGTCTTTATTCAGTAAGTGTTTTGTGCTGGTAAGTTTTATGCACTAGACATTAAAGGCCTAGGAAAAGGTTACGTTATCTACCCCTCATTATTGCGTTCGCGGATTGGCCGATTTAATGACATATTGTAATGTATGCCATTCTGGACTTATGAAAAGGGTCCATTTTTATTCGAGTATTGTTTCTTGGAATATCAACTTATATTCAGTATGTTCTACATTGGTGTATTTTCTATTCTTTGCATGAGATGCTACATTTTTTCATGTTACACAGATTTAACACACAAAGTGAATTTACGTTTGTTGCCTTGTTTATGCATTCATATGTGTTGATGATTTCCATTATCTACTTTCACTTATAGTTTTTGTAtagtgagcttagaaaagtgcTTGAGTTTCACAGTGATGAGGACCCAGACTCGGAAGGCCTCCACAACAGTTATCACAAGTTGCGCAGCACTTGTTCAGTCTTCTGTCAACACGAGGAGAGACGTTTTCAGAGGATGTGTGTCGGGTGTACCCTGAGGGAGCCGGTAAGAGTAAGGTTAGCTTGAGTCAGCGTGTCAGCTGGCTGGCGATCCCTGAGTGCCTGACGTGAGTCCTGCACTTTCTTCTCCAGGCTGACAGACAGGCACTTCCTGCCCAGGTCAACATCCACAGTACGGAGGTGGCACTGCAGGCCGTGAAGCGCATCCCTGCCACGACACATTTTCATTAGTACATCTCTCGCTTCACTGGTAAACTTAAAATCTACAGTTACTGGTTTTGTAGAAGACTTGAGTACAATGATAAAATCAGATTAACTAGAAACTTTCATGCAGTTTAAGTTGCAACAGGATAAGTAGGCGTACTCGTTTCCCAACGTGTCACAGAACAATATATACTTTTACAGCGTAGTCTTTGAAGCCtcttaaaatatttctttttttttttgaagttttatcTTCCAAGCTGGGTGTATTTGTATACTCACAAGGCCCGGGTCAGCCTGTCCCGCaggagtgagcgtgtgtgtgtcaggtgctgGACCTCCGTTGCTAGGCCTTCCTGTGGGGCGTCCCTCACCAGGTCATAACGCACACGTTCCGTCCGGCCCTCCAGGCGTGTCTGGGCAACCTTCAGCGGCAAGGATGATGCTCGCAGCAGTTCCTCCAGATCTGAAATCTGACACGATTTTCATGTTAAATATCAGAAAGCTAAATAGTCATCTCTGAACTGCTGTCATATCAATTGTCTTATAATGAGTCCAGTCCAGAAGCAGTACACGCAAACATTCAACGGCGTCGTGTCTTTCATTTACCAGTGAATTCGGTTAGTCACCACTCGAAAGAACAAAATTggtttataatacacacacacacacacacacacatatatatatatatatatatatatatatatatatatatatatatatatatatatatatatatatatattaacctcaTGTGCTAATTTTAAGATAGCGGAGTTCgcaattgtattttttttcactccagtaTTTCTTTGTTACATCTCTAGTACTCTAGAGAATCTCGACCCAACGATGACATTCCTATAAACTGAAACATGATTACGTGATGCTCAAACACGTATGTAAAGATTTCCCAGATGAAAAGGTGGATGGAATGACtacatgtgttgaaataaaaaggcGTAAGTACTTAGCGCGAGTATTCTACCACAACGTGAACTTCATATAAGCTGGAGATGCAAGGGACGACCACAGTAGTGTGTCTTGGGGTAGGCAGTGAACACACTACTCAACTgacccacacacctaccacactaaGACATTCATGGCGCTTTATGACCTGTGGCCTTGGCCTGTGGACGTAACCAGCCCTCCGAGCTCTGCTGGAGCCCTGTAGAAGATAAAAGGGACTCCAGGGACAAGAAGGTAAGATAAAAAGGATGTGTGTATTACAACTTCCTTCGTACATTGCTGCTAAAGGATTATCAAAGTGGTTCGCGGGTTATAAACAACAGTAGTAAATCGTCAACTACAATTGCACTAACAGACACTATAAGAAAAGCAAACTTACCTCTTTCTCTTGAGCACGTATTTCCTCCAAAAGACGGTCTTTTTGCCACTGCAGCTCGTCCTTGGCTCTGGTTTCTTCATGAAGGCGGCGGCGAACTGCATagtctgttgctgtctgttgtGCTTTATCCTCGCGCTTTGAGGTCTGGGTAATAGCAGAAGTCTTGAATAAAAATAAAGCTAATGATTAATTTTTGAAAGTTCTGCTTAATCATGAGATTTATTTGCTAACTGACAAAATGTTCCTTTTTTTCGAATTTTAAAGTTCGATAGATCATTAATTCCAAGAACGCAGTTTCATTACATGCTTATCCTACTTATTTTCTCGATGACTTGAGGCATTCGAACAAGCGTTTTGCTCTTGAATGAGCTGCTGTATAATTGGGTtggaaaaaagagcaaatgaagtaaatgaggaagaagagagcaacaaagagATATAAGATACTTTCCGTTTGGACATGAGATGTAAATGTATGAAGTGAGTTGAATAATTGAGCCCGTTGCGTGAAAACAATATTAGAAGAGCATTTTATGTTGCAGGGAGGGTGTTGTCTTTGATGAACAGCAACACCGCCCCTGTGAGTTTAAAGTAATGTTAAGGCCGTCGGTGTATTGCGAGGAAAAAGGGTTGTGTTAACTAGGGTGTACAGCCAAAGGCCTGACTGACTTCACGACAGGAAATAAACGTAAGTGTGCTTACCATCTTAATAGCATTAAAAAGAATTAGGTGTGTTAGTGATAAATTGCCAAAAGTTATCACACCAATAAATGGCAATTTCTACGGGTTTACACTGGTAAATGATCAGCCTATCTAGTTCATCACCAGCGGCCAGGTAAAGGTACCATGGGTGGGTAAACCTAGCCACTTGAGCTTCCCGGGGCTGCCTGTGTGGCGGGGAATCACCTGGATAACGACACACATTCTGTCTCTCAGGTTCTGGGAGTCACGGATGGCGGCTTCAGTAACAGCCATGTTTTGTAGAGAATGGTCCAGCCAGTCTGCCGGCAGGATGGTCCCTGCAAAAAGATATGGCTTGAGATAATAATTGCACTTGACTGATGATAAAAGGGAAAACTGTGTCCACTGTCTTAATGTACAGTCACATTGTGAAGTTTGACAAAACATTTACAGGTAATTTCAATCTGACCATAATAAAGTGTGCTAATGCTATGAACATGTTTGGGATAGATTCATATTTTGTGTCTTGTGTAGGACTAGGAGGCAGCTGAAGGATGCGTCCGTATGATCCTGGCTGTGCTTCACTCACCCTTGGGTACACGGAGAGGTTCGGGCTTGAAGGATATCTGCGATGAGTGTTCAGTCAGCGCTTCTTGCGACCTGTCTACCCGAAGGGCGGCGGCCTGCGGGAGGAAATGGTCTGGTAGTGATGTGTGGCCTAATGGACGATGGGAGGTACAACGCTGGTACAACGCTGTGGGGTAACTCCAAGAGCTTAGTTACATCTCTCGGGAGTGACTAGGCTATACGATATCAGCTGGTCATGATTTTCAGTTGTTATTCAGCTCAGACCCTGGTCTCAAGTGCACGGGTCTCAAAGTCacattgaactttttttttttttaaagactgtAATGTGACCATGACACCACTGACTTCCCGAAATTCTCAGCTTATGGGTAAACCATGATGAAACTGATGTATCATGTGCATTAAGATGGTGAAGATTTTACCTCTGTTAGTCTGTCTCATCATATTGCAGGATGCCTCTTGAAGAACCCCTCCCGCATCACTATCCCTGAACAGCGCCAGCTGTACCCTATCACAATCGATCTCCCGCTTCCTCTTTAATTCTTCGTCTCATGTATGCTTTCTTTATTTGTACTCGACATTAATCTTTTCCGTGTGTTAGAATTAAATCTGAAATCCATCCTTAATTTCTCAAGTACGTTTCTCGACTCACTTGTTCCTTTAAATCTTAGTCCCCATCTTCTCTTGGGAATGTCATCTTTAAGACGAGTATTTTTCATGTCATCGCGTCAGCTAGAGGACCGCTCATGTACGGTGCTGCTTTACTATACCAGTAAGAGAGTATCAGTGCTGGACATCACAGCACCGCCAACAATAACCTTTGCCAGAAAGGTGTTAAAAAACGTAAGTTCTTTCGTAGTATCAACGTAGTTGATGAATAATACAAGCTGTGATGACGCTATAAAGACTGACTGTACATAAGTTGGATTAGTTGTATGATTGCAAGGAAACTACAGCATGTATATAACTCCCTCCACAAACTCTACAAATAGGAAATTCCACAGCATCGGCGACAAAACAAGTATATAGCATAGCGATGATATTTACCTTATCCTTGATGTCATCTTGAAGTCGCTGCTTGGCGTCATGCAGGACCCTCAGGTGTGACACAGCCTCCAACACCATCTTCTCCAGGTTGCTACGGGAGTTCTCCAGCACCCTGACCTCCAGCTGTAGCTGGACCTGTGGTGAGTATCTCGCCGGAGGGGCAGAGGTGTCAGTCATGCATTTACCAATAACCTTGATTTATGATTATTAGATTTATGAGGtgactgctgagagagagagagagagagagagagagagagagagagagagagagagagagagagagagaatgtccttTCAATGAAATTTAGAAATTGTCTGTAGATTGAGGTCTTTCATAAGATCAGAAGCTTTTGAACAATGGAGAGATTTCTATTTAAGATCCGAGTTTAGAATGAAAACTAGATCAACAAGTGAGAAGCCTCACTGGATGTTAATATATTACCTCCGATATGATCATTATATAATCATTGCTGTTACTATCATCATCAGactataataatgaaaaaagacaAATCAGACATCAGTGGTGAATCCAGAGGCGATGGGAGGATATTCCATGCTATCATGGAATCTGGGAACATATTACCACAAACTTCCCAGTCCACTTGATTAACACGATTCATATCAGACCCATATCACCAGCCTCCACTAATGACATGTATTTTTCTTGTATTAAGAGAGATAGCTTTCTGACCTCAGCATCGTCCTTGACGAGGTCACCCTCCCTGCGGCGCTCTCTGAGAGTTAGACACTCAAGGGCCACGTTGAGCGGATTCACATGGGCCTCAAGCTCCGCCTCCGTCGTTTCCTTGGCCGACTCCAGCTTGACGATCTCATCACAGACCTGAGGAAGAGATGGCGTCTGCCTCATGGATCGTGTTTTATGGAACACATAAGGTGAACTGGAAGAGGATAAGTACGTTATACATGTGACAGACTACAAGAAATAGCCAGTAACCCCAACAGTGCGGAACAAGACGAAGGTGCTGTAAGGTAGTGAGGAATATCTGACACCGAGTTATCATGAACTACTAGGAAAATCATCAAAACCAAGATGAAAGTTGTGTCTGCACAATGTACAGATGAAGATTGTAATCTAGAAAGTATCTATGCAAAGACAGGAGTATAAGGGCAGCATGCGTGGGCTGCGCGATCCTCTCCAACATCAAGAACCTACTGACGAAGACAGTCATTTATTTCAGTTTCTAtgatgaacttttttttctttggcctTTAATTCCTCATCAGTGCCTCTCGGACA includes these proteins:
- the LOC139753859 gene encoding tektin-2 translates to MMRVEKPVMRHLPEDWHQRNAALRQASHDTRTTSHNLRHESQHFRQQTTNKTWWDQEDNTTRLQDRIYQLQRVTDDLDRSLKQVCDEIVKLESAKETTEAELEAHVNPLNVALECLTLRERRREGDLVKDDAEVQLQLEVRVLENSRSNLEKMVLEAVSHLRVLHDAKQRLQDDIKDKAAALRVDRSQEALTEHSSQISFKPEPLRVPKGTILPADWLDHSLQNMAVTEAAIRDSQNLRDRMCVVIQTSKREDKAQQTATDYAVRRRLHEETRAKDELQWQKDRLLEEIRAQEKEISDLEELLRASSLPLKVAQTRLEGRTERVRYDLVRDAPQEGLATEVQHLTHTRSLLRDRLTRALDALHGLQCHLRTVDVDLGRKCLSVSLEKKVQDSRQALRDRQPADTLTQANLTLTGSLRVHPTHIL